The genomic interval CGTCAATCCGCAAGCACTCGCTGGCGCAATCGCCACCGGCACACACGGCACCGGCGCGCAACTGGGATCGCTTTCCACCGCTGCGCGTGCGTTCGAACTGATGCTCGCGGACGGCTCGCTCGTCACTTGCAGCGCCACCGAGCGCGCTGATCTCTACGAAGCGGCGCGCCTCTCGCTCGGTTTGCTTGGCGTGGCTACGCGCATCGAGATCGACGTGCTGCCGGCATATCATCTGGAAGAGAAGATCGAGTCCCATCCTCTTGGCGATGTCGAGGCGCAGTGGAGCGAACTCGTCGCCGCCAACCGCCACGTCGAATTCTGGATATTCCCCTACAACGACTACGCTATCCTAAAGCGCCTAAACCCGGCGCCCTCCGAAGGCCCGCTGAAGCGCATGAGCGACATGGACGATCGCGCCTTCAGCGTCATCTGCGACCTCTGCGCCACGTTCCCGTTCCTCACGCGCAAGCTGCAGCCGCTCATCGTCGGCGCCGGCGTGAAGCAACGCCGCGTCGGCCCGGCGTACCAAATCTTCCCGTCAGATCGCTCGGTGCGCTTTGAAGAGATGGAATACGAAATGCCGCTCGAAGCGGGCTGGCCGGCACTCCGCGAAGCGATCGAGCGCATCAAAGCGAAGAAGCTCCCAGTCACGTTCCCGTTCGAATTCCGCATCACCGCCGGCGATGACATCTGGCTCAGCCCCTTCAACGGCGGGCCGCGTCTCTCCATCTCCATGCACCAATACGCCCGCATGCCGTGGAAGGGCGTGTTCGGCGAAATCGAGCCGATCTTCCGCGCGCATGGCGGCCGACCCCATTGGGCCAAGCGGCACTCGTTGACAGCGCAAGATGTCAATGCGCTCTACCCGCAAGCCAGACGTTTCGGCGCCGTACGCGCCGAGTACGATCCCACCGCCAAGTTCGCCAACGCGCACTTGGCGCAATTGTTCAGCATCGACGCAGCACGGAAAGCCGCCTGATGACCGACTTCGATCTTCACCGCCCACTAATTGGCCAACAAGGCTCACGCGCTGCACTCAACACCCCCGCGCTCGTGATTGACCGTGACGCGCTCGATCGCAACATCGCCGCCATGGCCGCCTTCGCAAAGCAGAATGGCCTCGCGCTCCGCCCGCACGCCAAGACCCACAAAAGCATCGACATCGCCCGCCTGCAAATGGCGGCAGGCGCGCTCGGCGTCTGCTGCGCCAAGCTTGGCGAAGCCGAAGCCTTGGCCGGACAGGGCATCAACGCCATGCTCATCACCTCGCCCGTCGTCACGCCGCAGGCGATCGCGCGCCTCGTCGCGCTGCACGAACGCATCGGCGATCTCATGGTCGTCGCCGACAATCCCGCCAACGTCGCAGCTCTTGCCACCGCCACCAAAGACGCTTCGCGCCCGCTGCCAATCCTCGT from Terricaulis silvestris carries:
- a CDS encoding D-arabinono-1,4-lactone oxidase, whose product is MARGWKNWSGSVRSQPAVLARPAMLAELGGLVRRSAHVRITGAGHSFTPLCDTSGTLISLADLEGELELSADKARAWAPAGWSLKKLTTALWEKGVSLINQGDVNPQALAGAIATGTHGTGAQLGSLSTAARAFELMLADGSLVTCSATERADLYEAARLSLGLLGVATRIEIDVLPAYHLEEKIESHPLGDVEAQWSELVAANRHVEFWIFPYNDYAILKRLNPAPSEGPLKRMSDMDDRAFSVICDLCATFPFLTRKLQPLIVGAGVKQRRVGPAYQIFPSDRSVRFEEMEYEMPLEAGWPALREAIERIKAKKLPVTFPFEFRITAGDDIWLSPFNGGPRLSISMHQYARMPWKGVFGEIEPIFRAHGGRPHWAKRHSLTAQDVNALYPQARRFGAVRAEYDPTAKFANAHLAQLFSIDAARKAA